The genomic segment CCCTGACTCGTTTCGGACGCCGCTCCTGCTCTGCGATGTGGAAGGCCTCGACTACGCGACGATTGCGACGCGCCTGCAGATTCCCCTCGGCACCGTCCGCTCCCGCATCCACCGCGCCCGCGAACGCCTGCACCGCGAGCTTGGACAGTTCTGTCACGCTAAAGACTGCTCTGTCTGTGGGAAAGAAGCCAGGTATAGAGTGCAGCGTTCGAGTAGGTAGCGCTCCAAGCATCGTGGCCTGTGTCGGGGTAGAGCGTAAGGCGTGCTTCCCGTGCCCCTGCTTTTTGTAGGGCCGCGATCATCTCCTGAGAGTGCCGTGGTGGTACTGTGTCGTCTTTGAGGCCGTGAAAAGCCCAGACGGGAAGCTCGGTGAGGCGCACAGCATCCGCCGGGTCGCCCGCCCCGCAGATCGGTGCGATGGCGGCGAAGCGCCTGGGAGCAAGCAGTGCCGTGGCCCATGTCCCAAAGCCGCCCAGCGAGAGCCCCGTGAGATAGAGCCGTGTCGTGTCCAAGCGGTAGGTTCTCTCCAGCTCCTCAACCAGAGTGAGAACCTGCTCCGGGCGCCACCAGTCGCCGCTAGGGTTCTGTGGCGCGGCGATCAGAAACTCCTTGGTGTGCTTCCAGGGACCGTGCACCTTGACCAAGTCGAGGTTGTCCCCCGACTCACCAGAGCCGTGGAGGAAGAGCAGCAAGGGCCAGCGCCGGGTCTTGTCCGAGTCGTAGCCCGCAGGGAGCTGAAGGGCGGTGCGAAGGCGTGGTGCGAGCCCAAGTTTCTGCTGGAGGCCCCACCACCAGCGGCCATCGCGTGCGTCGGGGCTGAGGCGGGCGACAGGGGGCTCGTCGGGCTTGCACTCCGCCAGTCCTGCCAGCAAGACCGCACTCTTGGGGTCATCGTCGAGGTGGGCGAGAAAGCGCTCCCGCAGAAACTCAGCGATCTCGCCCTGCCGCAGCTTGCTCACCTCGGGCAGGACCCCCAGCTCCTCCGGGATACGCCCGGCAAAGAAGTTGGGTTTCTGCCAGGAATCGTGGCTCCCCGGCGATTTGTAGAGGGTCGTAAAGAACGTCCGCGTCAGCCCGCTCTTGCTCTTGAGCGTCGTGACTGCGCCGTAGCGCCCTGGTGCTGTGGGCTGTGTTACCGGCTTTTGGTTGGTGTCGTAGAAGGTCGTCGTGAGCGCCACGCCGCCCAGCGCCGCTTCGAGCCGCTCCGAGACCTCGGGAGTGGGGAAGCGGGAGTCGGTGAAGACGAACGACGAGAAGCTCAGCTTGGCATCGGTGAGGAGCTTTGCACGGATGTCGGCGGGGTTTTCTAGCAGTAAGGGACTCCGCCGTTTTGAAAACTCACACGTGATCGTCTCGTCCCATGCACGGCTGAGCTGAACCTCGCCCACTGCGCCGTGGGGCTTCTTGGTAAAGCGCCCTGTGGCAAGTGTGCCGGAGCGATCCCTGATGACGAACGGTGTTCCCACGAGCCCGAAGGGGCCAACGAGGGCGAGCTTGGTCTGGGGGAAGCGGCTGACGTCTGCCTCCGTTGCTAGCTCCAGCGCGTGATCCGGCTCTTGGGTGAGGCGAAGGCGGATCATTTTCTTGGGGTCGTTGTAGGCGCTCCCACCGGGATGGAGGCCGTACTGGCGCACGGTGCCGTCTCTATCCCGATCGTTGACGACCGCTTGGAAGGCAAGCTCCAGCCCCGTCTTGGGAACGATCCCCAGCTGCGCCCAGCCCAGATAGGCCCGCAAGACATAGGTATTGGGCGGGCCGCCGTCGGTCTGGCTGGTGACTCTACACTGGAGGGGCCCTTTCCCTTGCGTGCGATGATCAACCTCCACAACCTTGGCATGGTAGCTACCGATGAGAAACTGGACATAGTGCGACTCACCGACACGGGTGCCCAGAAAGAGCTCGACGGAGTCGCCTTGCCAGAGATTCTCGGTGCCGGGCTGCTCACTTTGGGTATCGTCGGTAACGACAAGGTGGACAAAGAGCCCTTCCGGGAGCCAGGAAAGCCCGAGTAGCACGTCGAGGTCGCTCGGCGGTGTCCAGCCGCCCACGGTGGGGACAAACGCTTTTATCCACACGCGGCGTGGATTCCGCGGGACTTCGATTATCGTGGGGATCATAGGGCGATTATACGCCGCTTCGGGTAGCGCGCCACTGCAAGTAGGCCCCGATGAGCATAAACACAAACGTGATCGCAAAGACTCCCTGGTAGTGGATGATCCGCAGGAGCGGGAGCGCGACTAGGGGGGCGAGGACGCCACGAATCCCCAAGAGAAGCGAGTGGAGCGCCTGGTAGCGGGCGGCTTGCCCGTGCTCGGCGTAGTTGAGGATGCTTGCCGTGTAGCTCAGCTCGATCCCAACCATCCCAAACCCGGAGAGAAACGCCGCGAGATAGAGCAGGGAGAGCGTGTGGGCAAAGAAGTACACCGCTGAGATCGACGCGATCAGGAGAATCCCCCGGAAGACAGTCTGGGCGGCGCCGTGGCGGTCGATAAAGCGCCCCCAGAACAGCGAGCCCAGCATGGAGCTAATCGACGCCACATTGGTGAGGTTGGCGATCTGGGTGGGGCGAATATGGAGCTGCTCCACCTGGTAGAGCTGGTAGAGCGGCGCGGCCATGAGGTTCCCAAAGCCATAGAGCATCACCGAGAGGGCGAACCAGCGGTAGCTCTCGTTCTCCTTGAGGATGCTGAGGGTGTTGAGAAAGAAGCTCAGGAGCGGCTGCGGGGGATCGGCGGACGGCGGGGGAATATGGGGCAGGGGCCGCACCTGGCGAAAGAAGACCGCTGCCAGGATGCCCGCCACGCCTGCGACGGCAAAGAGAGGGCCAAAGCCAACCCCACGGTCCATCAGGCGGCCCGTGATCAGGGTGGAGAAGAAGGTCATCGCCTGCACGACGATCCGTACATAGCTCATCAGCTGGCCACGGGCACGGTCGGGGTAGATATCCTTCATCAGCGACGTGTACGCGGGGGAGCTGATCGTCCCGATAAAGAGCAGGAGCGCGATAATCCCCACAAAACCCCAAGCCGTGGCCGCCAGTGGCATGAGCAGCAAGAGCGAGCGCCCGGTGATCCAGCTCACCTGGCAGAAGGGCATCTTCGCCTTGCCCTCCATCTGCCGTGCCCAGACTGGCGCGAGGAGGTTCCCGACGAATGGCGCGGCGTTCATCAGCCCAATCGCAAAGTCCGATGCGTGAAGCTCGGCGCGGGCGATTCGGGTGAAGAAGGGAATGGTCATGCCCAGGTAGATCCCCGCGCACGCCCCCGCGAGTACGTCCCAGCCCAGGGAGTGGAGTGCTTCTCGTGGAACCCCGAGCTTCCAGCGGGCCCAGTGGCGTAGCCGTAGCCTTATGTCCTCGCGTTCACTCATTAGGAGACAGTCTACCGCGCCTTGGCAGCGACGGGGATTGAAAATCCCCGTCTCAGGAAAAAAGAAGCGTCCCGAGGACGCGAAAGGAGTTTGTTTCGGTGCGTCCTCGGGACGCCTCTGCTGGCTGCCGGGTAATTTATTGCCCGAGCACTTGCAAAGAAAACAGTTGTTTGGTAGACTTCCCAGCAGAGAGGCAGGAGAGACATGAAAGCTTCCCTTTGGAAGATTGGGACACGCCGAGCGATGGCGTACGTAGAGGGGCGAGAGGCTCTGGAGCGGCTCGCTGTTGTGGCGGGGGTAGAGCGAGCACCGCTCAAGCGGGGGGCGGGGATCGAGGCGGAGCTCCAGGGACCGGGGGCGGTGGCGGTCTACACCGATCCCAAGGGCAGACCATTTGCCTGGCTGATCGCCTTTGATGCCAAGCGCTGGGACGATGTGAGTGCTCTGGCTGCTTCCTAGCCGGGACAGTTCGTGTGCCAGGGAGTGCGTGCGGGATTGGGTAGCGGGATGGGGTAGCGCCGCATCAGATCCACGCCCGACCAGGGGAGGCCACACGGGTCTTTCAGGAGAGAGCCGCGGCTCATCCACTTGGCGTGTCCATCAAAGAAGGCGGCATTGACTCCGCCTTGGTGGCGTGTCATGGCAAGTACCGGCTCGCCAAAGCCCGGCTTGTCGTAGAGGTTTTTGGGAGGCTCGAACCAGGAGTCGTCGAACTGTGCGTTTTTCTCGGTGACGACGATAATCTCTGCGGGGGTATCGACTGCTGCTAACGTGAGCGACTCCGCGGCGCGGTTGGCGACATACGAGCGGGGCTTGTTGTCCGTGGAGTTGGGGGTCTTCTTGGGATCGTCGGGGCAGTACAGCAGGCTCGGTGCCGATGTCGTGTAGGGCAGGATCTGGTTCCACCAGCGATTTGTAGCGAGTGCACCGAGAGGGGCCGACGGGTTGGAGCGGGAGTAGTCGACATTGTGCCCAAAGAAGAAAAGCATCTCATCGTAGTCTTGGGCGTACATCGAGAGCCCAATTCCAAGCTGGCGCATGTTGGAGAGGCAGTTAACCTGCCGCGCTTTTGCACGTGCTTGGGCAAAGACCGGGAAGAGAATGGCGGCGAGAATGGCGATTATCGCGATGACGACTAGAAGCTCGATGAGGGTAAAGGCGCGTCTCATGAGGCAATCATAGCATAGCTTGCTCGGTTGTTGGTTAAAATTTTGTGAGCCACTCGCGGATGGCGGCGTAGTAGCGGCTATCACTGGGAGTGTTGTGCTGGTCGCCCTCCAGCACGACCAAGCGCTTGGGCTCGTTGGCGGCCGCGAGAAGCGCCTCGCCTAGTACCGGCGGGCAGAGGGTATCGTCGCTGCCGAAGAGGAGCAAGACGGGAACAGAGACCTTGGGGAGCTTTGCCTGGTTGTCGAAGCGGTGGAAGACCAGCGGGCCCAGGCGCAGGCGGAAGAGGCGACGGCCCATATCGGGGATGGAGCAGAAGGTTCGGGAGAGAATCAGCGCCTTGAGGGTGGGATGGCGAAGCGCGACCTCGGTCGCCACCCCGCCGCCGAGGGATTTTCCTAGGACAAGAGTCTGCTCCAGCGGGAAGCCTTGCGTGCTCGTTAGCCAGGTGAGACCGGCGAGGGCGGAGGCGTAGCAGCTCGCCTCGGTGGGAGCGCCACGCGACTTGCCAAAGCCCGGGTAGTCGATCGCAAGCACGCTGACCTCAAGCTCACGGCGCAGGGTGTTGGCCGAGACAATACGGTGGCTCAGGTCGCCCGCGTTGCCGTGGCAGTAGAGCAGGGCCTCCGAGGCACCAGGCTTGGGGAACCAGAGGGCGTGGATCCCTGGCTCCAGCCAGAGCTCCTGGGAGTCCGGGGGGATCGGGAGCGGCTGATCGCGCGGAAACTCGCTGGGGGCAAAGATCAGGTG from the Armatimonas rosea genome contains:
- a CDS encoding prolyl oligopeptidase family serine peptidase translates to MIPTIIEVPRNPRRVWIKAFVPTVGGWTPPSDLDVLLGLSWLPEGLFVHLVVTDDTQSEQPGTENLWQGDSVELFLGTRVGESHYVQFLIGSYHAKVVEVDHRTQGKGPLQCRVTSQTDGGPPNTYVLRAYLGWAQLGIVPKTGLELAFQAVVNDRDRDGTVRQYGLHPGGSAYNDPKKMIRLRLTQEPDHALELATEADVSRFPQTKLALVGPFGLVGTPFVIRDRSGTLATGRFTKKPHGAVGEVQLSRAWDETITCEFSKRRSPLLLENPADIRAKLLTDAKLSFSSFVFTDSRFPTPEVSERLEAALGGVALTTTFYDTNQKPVTQPTAPGRYGAVTTLKSKSGLTRTFFTTLYKSPGSHDSWQKPNFFAGRIPEELGVLPEVSKLRQGEIAEFLRERFLAHLDDDPKSAVLLAGLAECKPDEPPVARLSPDARDGRWWWGLQQKLGLAPRLRTALQLPAGYDSDKTRRWPLLLFLHGSGESGDNLDLVKVHGPWKHTKEFLIAAPQNPSGDWWRPEQVLTLVEELERTYRLDTTRLYLTGLSLGGFGTWATALLAPRRFAAIAPICGAGDPADAVRLTELPVWAFHGLKDDTVPPRHSQEMIAALQKAGAREARLTLYPDTGHDAWSATYSNAALYTWLLSHRQSSL
- a CDS encoding MFS transporter, whose amino-acid sequence is MSEREDIRLRLRHWARWKLGVPREALHSLGWDVLAGACAGIYLGMTIPFFTRIARAELHASDFAIGLMNAAPFVGNLLAPVWARQMEGKAKMPFCQVSWITGRSLLLLMPLAATAWGFVGIIALLLFIGTISSPAYTSLMKDIYPDRARGQLMSYVRIVVQAMTFFSTLITGRLMDRGVGFGPLFAVAGVAGILAAVFFRQVRPLPHIPPPSADPPQPLLSFFLNTLSILKENESYRWFALSVMLYGFGNLMAAPLYQLYQVEQLHIRPTQIANLTNVASISSMLGSLFWGRFIDRHGAAQTVFRGILLIASISAVYFFAHTLSLLYLAAFLSGFGMVGIELSYTASILNYAEHGQAARYQALHSLLLGIRGVLAPLVALPLLRIIHYQGVFAITFVFMLIGAYLQWRATRSGV
- a CDS encoding prepilin-type N-terminal cleavage/methylation domain-containing protein, which gives rise to MRRAFTLIELLVVIAIIAILAAILFPVFAQARAKARQVNCLSNMRQLGIGLSMYAQDYDEMLFFFGHNVDYSRSNPSAPLGALATNRWWNQILPYTTSAPSLLYCPDDPKKTPNSTDNKPRSYVANRAAESLTLAAVDTPAEIIVVTEKNAQFDDSWFEPPKNLYDKPGFGEPVLAMTRHQGGVNAAFFDGHAKWMSRGSLLKDPCGLPWSGVDLMRRYPIPLPNPARTPWHTNCPG
- a CDS encoding alpha/beta hydrolase, which encodes MSRRHLRLLRDCLLALGVGFLIVQGGGKLLPETTPFPLWLGAQALLFCLAGVAVVTLMQAHLIFAPSEFPRDQPLPIPPDSQELWLEPGIHALWFPKPGASEALLYCHGNAGDLSHRIVSANTLRRELEVSVLAIDYPGFGKSRGAPTEASCYASALAGLTWLTSTQGFPLEQTLVLGKSLGGGVATEVALRHPTLKALILSRTFCSIPDMGRRLFRLRLGPLVFHRFDNQAKLPKVSVPVLLLFGSDDTLCPPVLGEALLAAANEPKRLVVLEGDQHNTPSDSRYYAAIREWLTKF